A section of the Humulus lupulus chromosome 2, drHumLupu1.1, whole genome shotgun sequence genome encodes:
- the LOC133818894 gene encoding guanine nucleotide exchange factor SPIKE 1-like isoform X1, whose amino-acid sequence MEECLSLFEHRRSADGMLMGSSSRSPVGDAPASPKYSDRLSPEINNYLSEASRQEVRPQGTPENGYLWQIVNSQLSSPSKPYSLREALAQAQSSRIGASAQALRESLHPLLRQKLELERKSTTAAALKSLQHKLEKYKIKLNNSYKNTRVYL is encoded by the exons ATGGAGGAATGCCTAAGTCTTTTTGAG CACAGAAGGTCTGCTGATGGCATGCTTATGGGTTCTAGTTCTCGTAGTCCTGTTGGGGATGCACCTGCTTCCCCTAAGTACTCTGATAGACTTTCTCCGGAAATCAACAATTATCTGTCTGAGGCATCAAGACAAGAAGTCAGA CCTCAGGGAACACCTGAAAATGGATATTTGTGGCAAATAGTAAATTCTCAGTTAAGTTCTCCTAGCAAGCCATATTCATTGAGAGAGGCTCTAGCTCAGGCACAATCTTCTAGAATTGGAGCTTCTGCTCAGGCTCTTAGAGAATCTTTGCACCCATTATTGAGGCAAAAACTG GAACTAGAGAGAAAGAGCACAACAGCTGCTGCACTCAAGTCACTTCAACATAAACTTGAGAAATACAAGATAAAGTTGAACAACTCGTATAAGAATACTCGAGTATACTTATAA
- the LOC133818894 gene encoding guanine nucleotide exchange factor SPIKE 1-like isoform X2: MEECLSLFEHRRSADGMLMGSSSRSPVGDAPASPKYSDRLSPEINNYLSEASRQEVRPQGTPENGYLWQIVNSQLSSPSKPYSLREALAQAQSSRIGASAQALRESLHPLLRQKLCFRN, from the exons ATGGAGGAATGCCTAAGTCTTTTTGAG CACAGAAGGTCTGCTGATGGCATGCTTATGGGTTCTAGTTCTCGTAGTCCTGTTGGGGATGCACCTGCTTCCCCTAAGTACTCTGATAGACTTTCTCCGGAAATCAACAATTATCTGTCTGAGGCATCAAGACAAGAAGTCAGA CCTCAGGGAACACCTGAAAATGGATATTTGTGGCAAATAGTAAATTCTCAGTTAAGTTCTCCTAGCAAGCCATATTCATTGAGAGAGGCTCTAGCTCAGGCACAATCTTCTAGAATTGGAGCTTCTGCTCAGGCTCTTAGAGAATCTTTGCACCCATTATTGAGGCAAAAACTG TGTTTCAGGAACTAG